A single Stigmatopora argus isolate UIUO_Sarg chromosome 7, RoL_Sarg_1.0, whole genome shotgun sequence DNA region contains:
- the apbb2b gene encoding amyloid beta precursor protein binding family B member 2 isoform X3: MTERKNAKAMAGGSLHDRIQAGLDLPLQEFPTPKSELVQNFQVLYLGMMPVARPIGMDILNGAIGSLVSSSNKEDWTAVALNVADATVTISKDKEEEEVLVECRVRFLSFMGVGHDVRTFAFIMDAGGHRYDCHVFWCEPNAGGVSEAVQAACMLRYQKCLVARPLSQKACGSSPPGDSVSRRVSTSVKRGVLSLIDTLKQKRPVTELPQ; the protein is encoded by the exons GGAGGCTCTCTCCATGACAGGATTCAGGCGGGACTAGATCTCCCATTACAAG AATTTCCCACACCAAAGAGTGAGTTGGTTCAGAATTTTCAGGTCCTCTACCTCGGAATGATGCCGGTTGCCAGACCTATAG GCATGGACATACTAAATGGAGCCATAGGAAGTTTAGTCAGTTCTTCAAACAAAGAGGACTGGACTGCGGTGGCCCTCAACGTGGCTGATGCCACAGTCACAATCAGCAAAGACAAG gaggaagaggaggtgcTGGTGGAGTGCCGCGTACGTTTCCTGTCATTCATGGGCGTGGGACATGACGTCCGTACTTTCGCTTTCATCATGGACGCCGGCGGTCATCGCTACGACTGTCACGTGTTCTGGTGCGAGCCCAATGCCGGGGGTGTGTCTGAGGCCGTTCAAGCTGCTTGTATg CTGCGGTACCAGAAATGCTTGGTGGCACGTCCCCTATCCCAGAAGGCGTGCGGCTCGTCCCCCCCGGGTGACTCCGTGTCCCGTCGGGTGTCGACCAGCGTCAAGCGCGGTGTCCTCTCCCTCATCGACACCCTCAAACAGAAGCGGCCTGTCACAGAGTTGCCGCAGTGA